From Epinephelus lanceolatus isolate andai-2023 chromosome 2, ASM4190304v1, whole genome shotgun sequence, one genomic window encodes:
- the bola3 gene encoding bolA-like protein 3: MLACRRSLTGTMMSALRVLRSNQVVVSGHVQRSLSTQTDGEVRIANVLRKKFPSAASLKVVDISGGCGAMYEIHIESSEFEGKRTVQQHQLVNQALKEEIQGMHGLRIFTDVPKH; this comes from the exons ATGTTGGCCTGTAGACGGAGTCTCACCGGCACCATGATGTCTGCTCTGCGGGTTCTTCGCAGTAATCAA GTTGTTGTGTCTGGACACGTGCAGAGGAGCCTATCCACACAAACAGACGGAGAAGTCCGCATCGCAAACGTACTGAGGAAGAAGTTTCCGTCAGCTGCATCGCTCAAAGTTGTGGATATATCAG GTGGCTGTGGGGCCATGTATGAGATCCATATAGAGTCCAGTGAGTTCGAGGGAAAAAGGACCGTCCAACAACACCAATTAGTCAATCag GCTCTCAAGGAAGAGATCCAAGGAATGCACGGACTGCGAATATTCACAGATGTTCCAAAACACTAG